The Erwinia billingiae Eb661 nucleotide sequence CGAAACCACCGAGCGGCCAGAAGCGGTTGCGGCGGGAACGGTCAAGCTGGTGGGCACAGACGTACAGAAGATAGTCGGTGAGGCCACGCGCCTGCTGACGGATGAAGACGCTTATCAATCCATGAGCCGTGCCCATAACCCTTATGGTGACGGCCTGGCCTGCGAACGTATTGTGCAGGCACTAAAAAATAATCGGGTTACGTTATGATTTTCAATACCATTTCCATTATCGGCCTGGGCTACATTGGCCTGCCAACCGCAGCGGCATTTGCCTCACGCCAGAAGAAGGTCATTGGCATCGACATCAATGCGCATGCCGTTGAGACGATCAATCGCGGTGAGATCCATATCGTTGAGCCAGACCTCGACCGGGTTGTGAAGACCGCCGTTGAACAAGGTTACCTGCGCGCGGCCACCCAACCCGAAGAGGCCGATGCCTTTCTGATTGCCGTCCCAACACCGTTTAAAGACGATCATCAGCCCGATCTCAGCTGGGTGAAAGCGGCCGCTGAATCCATCGCGCCGGTGTTGAAGAAAGGGGATTTAGTGATCCTCGAATCGACCTCACCGGTGGGTGCCACCGAGCAAATGGCGGCCTGGCTGGCGACAGCACGTGAAGACCTGAGCTTCCCGCAACAGGTTGGTGAAGCGGCCGATGTGCATATTGCCTATTGTCCTGAGCGTGTTCTGCCGGGCAAGGTGATGGTCGAACTGTTCAAAAACGATCGGGTGATTGGCGGGATGACGCCTGCCTGCTCGCAACTTGCCTGTGACCTGTACAATATCTTTCTTGAAGGTGAGTGCGTGGTCACCAACTCCCGCACTGCCGAGATGTGTAAGCTGACCGAAAACAGCTTCCGGGATGTCAATATCGCCTTTGCCAACGAGCTGTCGTTGATTTGTGCCGATCAGGGGATCAACGTCTGGGAACTGATAAGCCTGGCGAACCGTCATCCGCGGGTGAATATCCTGCAGCCCGGCCCTGGCGTTGGCGGCCACTGCATCGCCGTCGATCCCTGGTTTATCGTGGCGCAAAACCCGGTACAGGCGCGATTGATCCGCACCGCGCGTGAAGTGAATGACAGCAAACCGCTGTGGGTCCTTGAGCAGGTAAAAAAGGCATTAGCCGAGAGTCTGACCACCAGCGACAAGCGCGCCAGTGAGCTGACGATTGCCTGCTTTGGCCTGGCGTTTAAACCGGATATTGACGATCTGCGTGAAAGCCCGGCGATGCACGTGGCTGAAATGATCGCGGACTGGCATTCCGGCACCACGTTAGTGGTGGAACCGAACATTCACCAGCTTCCGGAGAAACTGGCCGGTAAAGCTGAACTGGTTGGGGTGCATCATGCCCTGAAGCAGGCTGACGTGTTGGTGATGCTGGTCGATCACGCGCAGTTCAAAGCGATGGATGCGACACAAATCCACGCTCATCAGAGAGTGGATACCAAAGGAGTCTGGCAATGAGTGCCAGCAGCCAGCCTGCGCTTATGCCATCGGTAGCCCTCAACCCGCTGAGTTGGGAAAATACCTTCTTTGGCGTGAACAGTGGCTTGCTCTCATTTGAGGCGAATGGGTCGCCATTAACTGACGCGCTGTTTGCCGGCTACGATCTCGTTCAGGCGAAGGTGCTGTCGCAGCAGACCGCCGAGCTGGACGCGCTCAGCGCGCTGGGTTTTAAGCTGGTGGAAGGGGAAGCCGACTTTGTGCTGGGCATTGCCTCTGCAAGCCGCCCTGAAGGGATCCGGATTGCCAGAAAAGAGCATATTCCTGCCTTACGCGAAGCGGCAAGCGGCGCGTTTGCGCAAAGTCGCTTCCGTGCGCCCTGGTATCAGCCCGGTGACAGCGGCCGTTTCTATGCTCAGTGGATTGAAAACGCGGTGCTTGGCACCTTTGATCATCAATGCCTGCTTGCTATCAATGAGCAGGGCGATCTGCAGGGGTTTATCTCCCTACGTGAACTGTCGGATGGCAGTGCGCGCATCGGGCTGCTGGCGACGTTACCGGAAGCTCAGGGATTAGGAGTGGGACAGCGCATGATCGAAGCGGCGTCCGACTGGTGTCGCGCGCGACGCCTGACTCGTCTGCATGTGGCAACTCAACTGGGCAACTTACCCGCGCTCAGACTCTATCATCGCTGTGGGGGTGTTATAGAACGCACCGCTTACTGGCTCTACAGGTAACATTATGATCCCATTTAACGCACCACCGATCGTGGGAACCGAACTCGACTACATGAAATCGGCGATGGGAAGCGGCAAGCTGTGCGGCGACGGTGGATTTACCCGACGCTGCCAGCAGTGGATGGAAAATAAGTTCGGCAGCAAAAAAGTGCTGCTGACCCCATCCTGCACGGCCTCTCTGGAAATGGCCGCGATCCTGATCGATATCCAGCCTGGCGATGAAGTGATCATGCCAAGCTATACCTTCGTCTCAACGGCTAACGCCTTTGTGCTGCGCGGCGCGACTATCGTGTTCGTCGATATCCGCCCGGATACGCTGAACATGGATGAGACGCTGATTGAAGCGGCGATTACCGACAAAACCAAAGCCATTGTTCCGGTTCATTACGCCGGCGTCTCCTGTGATATGGACGTGATTATGGCGCTGGCAGCCAAACACCATCTGTTTGTGATTGAAGACGCCGCACAGGGCGTGATGTCCACCTGGAAAGGCAAAGCGCTGGGGACAATTGGTCATATCGGCTGCTTCAGCTTCCACGAAACCAAGAATTACACGGCAGGCGGTGAAGGCGGCGCGACGTTAATTAACGATCCGGCTTTGGTTGAGCGCGCTGAAATCATCAGAGAGAAGGGCACGAACCGCAGCCAGTTTTTCCGTGGGCAAGTGGATAAGTATACCTGGCGCGATATTGGTTCCAGCTACCTGATGGCCGATTTGCAGGCGGCTTATCTGTGGGCCCAACTGGAAGCCGCGTCGGCGATTAACGCGCAGCGCCTGCGCTTGTGGCAGAACTACTACAGCGCGCTGCAGCCGATTGCGGCCAGCGGCCGGATTACCCTGCCCACCATCCCGTCGACCTGTCAGCATAACGCGCACAT carries:
- the wecC gene encoding UDP-N-acetyl-D-mannosamine dehydrogenase; the encoded protein is MIFNTISIIGLGYIGLPTAAAFASRQKKVIGIDINAHAVETINRGEIHIVEPDLDRVVKTAVEQGYLRAATQPEEADAFLIAVPTPFKDDHQPDLSWVKAAAESIAPVLKKGDLVILESTSPVGATEQMAAWLATAREDLSFPQQVGEAADVHIAYCPERVLPGKVMVELFKNDRVIGGMTPACSQLACDLYNIFLEGECVVTNSRTAEMCKLTENSFRDVNIAFANELSLICADQGINVWELISLANRHPRVNILQPGPGVGGHCIAVDPWFIVAQNPVQARLIRTAREVNDSKPLWVLEQVKKALAESLTTSDKRASELTIACFGLAFKPDIDDLRESPAMHVAEMIADWHSGTTLVVEPNIHQLPEKLAGKAELVGVHHALKQADVLVMLVDHAQFKAMDATQIHAHQRVDTKGVWQ
- the rffC gene encoding dTDP-4-amino-4,6-dideoxy-D-galactose acyltransferase translates to MSASSQPALMPSVALNPLSWENTFFGVNSGLLSFEANGSPLTDALFAGYDLVQAKVLSQQTAELDALSALGFKLVEGEADFVLGIASASRPEGIRIARKEHIPALREAASGAFAQSRFRAPWYQPGDSGRFYAQWIENAVLGTFDHQCLLAINEQGDLQGFISLRELSDGSARIGLLATLPEAQGLGVGQRMIEAASDWCRARRLTRLHVATQLGNLPALRLYHRCGGVIERTAYWLYR
- the rffA gene encoding dTDP-4-amino-4,6-dideoxygalactose transaminase, with product MIPFNAPPIVGTELDYMKSAMGSGKLCGDGGFTRRCQQWMENKFGSKKVLLTPSCTASLEMAAILIDIQPGDEVIMPSYTFVSTANAFVLRGATIVFVDIRPDTLNMDETLIEAAITDKTKAIVPVHYAGVSCDMDVIMALAAKHHLFVIEDAAQGVMSTWKGKALGTIGHIGCFSFHETKNYTAGGEGGATLINDPALVERAEIIREKGTNRSQFFRGQVDKYTWRDIGSSYLMADLQAAYLWAQLEAASAINAQRLRLWQNYYSALQPIAASGRITLPTIPSTCQHNAHMFYIKLHDIDDRTALINWLKEAEILAVFHYIPLHSSPAGQRFGRFHGEDRYTQSESERLLRMPLFYNLTDNNQQTVINSLLSYFS